TCGAGAAGACCTAAATCTTCTTTTTTTGTCTCTACTTTAATGCGTGTTTCGGGATAATTGATCATATAGCCGTCAGCTAATGCCTCTGTAACACTTTGAAAAGATTCGTCTGTAAAAATCGTAAGATCACCTTTGTGATAGGAAGGAGATTTCTCCTCTTTTTTGCAGCCTGCCAGTATAATTCCTATTACTAAGACAAGTGCAATTTTAAAACTATTCTTCATCTTTCGATTTTTTGATTTTAGAAACAGCTCTATAGATTCTAAATATACCATAAACAATTAAAAGAGCACCCAATGCATAAGCAATAGCAGGTTCTAAAATGGTAAAGAAGAATTTATAGATAATTACTACAATTCCTAAAACGATATAAAACAATCCCGTAACCAGGGATAACCAATTGAACATCATGTAACAAAAATACAAAAAAAATAAAAAGGGAAGCATATGCTTCCCTTTTTATTTATATTCTGAATAAATAAGTCTAATTATTCAAAGTTCATAGTAAATGGTACACTATAGTAAGATCTAACGCTTTCTCCATTTCTCTTAGCAGGAGTCCACTTTTTAAGTTTCTTAACTACACGTACAGCTTCACTGTTGAAGTCGCCATTTGGAGATTTCTCTTCAATAGTAACTGCAGAAACAGTTCCGTCTTTTTCTACAACGAACTTAAGCTTAGCTTTAAGCGTCCCTTCACCTCCTTCCATTAGGGAAGTATCGAAGTTATCTCCTAAGAATTTTCTCAATGCACCCATACCTCCAGGATATTCTGCAGATTGGTCTACATCTTTGTAGATTTCGTTAGGGTTATTCGCCTTCACTTCTACTGTGGTAGCTTTAGTACCTGTAGATGGTGGTGGTGGTGGTGGCGTATAAGCCGGAGCTTTCACCCCTTCCTGATTATTCAAACCAGTTGTAGTTTCCAACTGCTTAGAAATTGGTGGAGGTGGAGTTTCAATTTTCGGAGCTTTTACAGGCTCAGGAACTACGTTCTGAATTACCTCAATTTTTTCCTCTTCTTTTGGAGGAGGTGGTGGAGGTGGTTCTTCTTC
This genomic interval from Chryseobacterium joostei contains the following:
- a CDS encoding DUF308 domain-containing protein; amino-acid sequence: MMFNWLSLVTGLFYIVLGIVVIIYKFFFTILEPAIAYALGALLIVYGIFRIYRAVSKIKKSKDEE
- a CDS encoding energy transducer TonB; this encodes MADENVYNQNLTLDEIVFENRNKEYGAYDLRHQYPRLLTKSFIIGTALFLLAALSPFIYLTIKNLTAPPKQEVKADLVDIIEEDPIIEQPKEEEPPPPPPPKEEEKIEVIQNVVPEPVKAPKIETPPPPISKQLETTTGLNNQEGVKAPAYTPPPPPPSTGTKATTVEVKANNPNEIYKDVDQSAEYPGGMGALRKFLGDNFDTSLMEGGEGTLKAKLKFVVEKDGTVSAVTIEEKSPNGDFNSEAVRVVKKLKKWTPAKRNGESVRSYYSVPFTMNFE